A part of Biomphalaria glabrata chromosome 3, xgBioGlab47.1, whole genome shotgun sequence genomic DNA contains:
- the LOC106057020 gene encoding uncharacterized protein LOC106057020 has product MSTKSQAALSEDLPSVWSMTTMWTTLDVYRYICDIGFSKYAECFRRNAINGIDLAKLTVYDLQRLGVHHMEDAIRMHSMISTTARTMLYNFDDAHNPPNISYLGAGNRSVNSMQCTKIKFPPLPSQDLRLPYRNQGDRYYRYQLPVQSFHDHCMSMGRTDAWKMYNSQF; this is encoded by the exons ATGTCAACTAAGAGTCAAGCAGCGTTGAGTGAAGACTTGCCTAGTGTCTGGTCTATGACCACCATGTGGACAACGTTAGATGTCTATCGTTACATCTGTGATATTGGATTCTCCAAATACGCTGAATGCTTCAGACGGAACGCAATCAATGGTATTGACTTAGCGAAGTTGACTGTCTATGATCTACAAAG ACTTGGAGTACATCACATGGAAGATGCTATACGAATGCACTCAATGATCAGCACTACTGCCAGGACCATGCTGTATAATTTTGATGATGCTCACAATCCACCAAACATTTCCTATCTCGGAGCAGG AAATAGGTCCGTGAACTCAATGCAATGTACCAAGATCAAGTTCCCTCCATTGCCGAGTCAAGACCTTCGCTTACCCTATCGGAATCAAGGAGACCGGTATTACAGATATCAACTTCCTGTCCAGTCTTTTCATGACCACTGCATGTCTATGGGAAGAACAGATGCTTGGAAAATGTATAATTCTCAGTTCTGA